GACATCCTGCTGCTGGACGAACCCACCAACCATCTCGACGCCGAGACCATCGCCTGGCTCGAACATCATCTGCAGCAGTATCAGGGCACCATCATCGCCGTGACCCATGACCGCTATTTCCTGGACAATGTCGCGGGCTGGATTCTGGAACTGGACCGTGGCGTGGGCATTCCGTGGAAGGGCAACTATTCATCCTGGCTGGAACAGAAGCAGAACCGCCTGGCCCAGGAGGAAAAGGAGGAGAGCGCCCGCCAGCGTACCCTGAAGCACGAGCTTGAGTGGATCAACATGTCCCCCAAGGGCCGCCATGCCAAAGCCAAGGCCAGAATCTCGTCCTATGAGAACCTGCTCAACCAGGAGACCAAGGACAAGATCAAGACGCTGGAGCTTTTCATCCCTTCAGGACCGCGTTTGGGTGATGTGGTCATCGAGGCCGACCATGTGAAGAAGTCGTACGAGGACAAGCTGCTCATCGAAGACATGAGCTTTGCCCTGCCTCCGGGCGGTATTGTCGGCGTCATCGGTCCCAACGGCGCGGGCAAGACCACGCTTTTTCGCATGATCTCCGGCCAGGAGAAGCCCGACAGCGGGGAGATCCGTCTCGGTCAGACCGTGAAGCTGGCCCATGTGGAGCAGGACCGCGATGTGCTGGACCCGAAGAAATCCGTCTGGGAAATGGTTTCCGGCGGTTACGACACCATCAATATCGGCGGCCGCGACATCAATTCAAGGGCCTATGTCAGCAAGTTCAACTTTGCCGGGCCGGACCAGCAGAAGACCGTGGGCATGCTTTCCGGCGGCGAGCGCAACCGTCTGCATTTGGCGCTGATGCTCAAAAAAGAGGCCAACGTGCTTCTCCTTGACGAACCGACCAACGACCTGGACGTGAACACCATGCGCGCCCTGGAAGAGGCCCTGGAAAACTTTGCCGGGTGCGCCGTGGTCATCTCCCATGACCGCTGGTTCCTGGATCGCATCGCGACCCACATTCTGGCCTTCGAAGGCGACAGCCAGGTGGTCTGGTTCGAGGGCAACTATTCGGAATATGAGAAGGATCTGAAACGCCGCACCGGAAATACCC
This DNA window, taken from Desulfomicrobium sp. ZS1, encodes the following:
- the ettA gene encoding energy-dependent translational throttle protein EttA; this translates as MSDEPNKIIYSMLKVSRFYDKKPVIKDISLSFFYGAKIGVLGLNGSGKSSLLKIMAGVDKEYNGQIVISPGYSVGYLEQEPKLDPERTVREIVQEAVQETVDLMQEFEDINAKFAEPMSDDEMDALIARQADVQEKLDAQDAWELDSKLEMAMEALRCPEPETKIGVLSGGEKRRVALCRLLLQKPDILLLDEPTNHLDAETIAWLEHHLQQYQGTIIAVTHDRYFLDNVAGWILELDRGVGIPWKGNYSSWLEQKQNRLAQEEKEESARQRTLKHELEWINMSPKGRHAKAKARISSYENLLNQETKDKIKTLELFIPSGPRLGDVVIEADHVKKSYEDKLLIEDMSFALPPGGIVGVIGPNGAGKTTLFRMISGQEKPDSGEIRLGQTVKLAHVEQDRDVLDPKKSVWEMVSGGYDTINIGGRDINSRAYVSKFNFAGPDQQKTVGMLSGGERNRLHLALMLKKEANVLLLDEPTNDLDVNTMRALEEALENFAGCAVVISHDRWFLDRIATHILAFEGDSQVVWFEGNYSEYEKDLKRRTGNTLTVPRRIRYRQLTR